In one Rhodococcus sp. B50 genomic region, the following are encoded:
- a CDS encoding glutathione S-transferase family protein: protein MTENKYVEPGAEFTRDTNYIPTRITADGRDGYPVEAGRYRLVAARACPWANRTLIVRRLLGLEDALSLGLCGPTHDERSWTFDLDPGGLDPVLRIPRLQDAYLARYPEYDRGITVPAVVDVPTGQVVTNDYPQITLDFSTEWTQFHREGAPDLYPEELRAEIDEVAELVYRDVNNGVYRCGFAGSQESYDKAFDRLFARLDWLEERLGARRYLVSETITEADVRLFTTLVRFDPVYYGHFKCNRNRLADFPALWAYARDLFQTPGFGDTIDFVQIKQHYYLVHTDINPTGIVPKGPDLSNWLDPHGREALGGRPFGDGTPPPPPRPSEVVPEGHGAIAR, encoded by the coding sequence GTGACCGAGAACAAGTACGTCGAACCGGGTGCGGAGTTCACCCGCGACACCAACTACATCCCCACCCGCATCACCGCCGACGGGCGCGACGGCTACCCCGTCGAAGCCGGGCGGTACCGGCTCGTCGCTGCCCGCGCCTGCCCGTGGGCCAACCGCACCCTGATCGTGCGGCGACTGCTCGGTCTCGAGGATGCCCTGTCGCTGGGATTGTGCGGCCCGACGCACGACGAGCGCAGCTGGACGTTCGATCTCGACCCGGGCGGCCTCGATCCCGTCCTCCGCATCCCGCGACTGCAGGACGCCTATCTCGCCCGCTACCCGGAATACGACCGCGGGATCACCGTCCCGGCCGTCGTGGACGTCCCCACAGGGCAGGTCGTGACGAACGACTATCCGCAGATCACCCTCGACTTCTCCACCGAGTGGACACAGTTCCACCGTGAGGGCGCACCGGATCTGTACCCCGAGGAACTGCGGGCCGAGATCGACGAAGTGGCCGAGCTCGTCTATCGGGACGTCAACAACGGCGTGTACCGGTGCGGCTTCGCCGGCTCGCAGGAGTCCTACGACAAGGCCTTCGACCGCCTGTTCGCCCGCCTCGACTGGCTCGAGGAACGCCTCGGGGCGCGACGTTATCTCGTGAGTGAGACCATCACCGAGGCCGACGTGCGCCTGTTCACCACGCTCGTCCGGTTCGATCCCGTCTACTACGGGCACTTCAAGTGCAACCGGAACCGGCTGGCGGACTTCCCGGCGCTGTGGGCGTACGCGCGCGATCTGTTCCAGACCCCCGGCTTCGGCGACACCATCGACTTCGTGCAGATCAAGCAGCACTACTACCTCGTGCACACCGACATCAATCCGACGGGCATCGTGCCGAAGGGACCGGACCTGTCGAACTGGCTCGACCCGCACGGTCGTGAGGCACTCGGCGGGCGGCCGTTCGGGGACGGCACACCGCCGCCCCCGCCGCGCCCGAGCGAGGTGGTCCCCGAAGGGCACGGCGCGATTGCGCGCTGA
- a CDS encoding VOC family protein — MTNTTNFTRQSATGTPTVDTVWPCFAYTDARGAIRFLVNTLGFVETEVYGEGECVDHAALHWPYGGGVMLGSTGRGSPLDQHADVGTAYLVLPDDATVDALYKRVLASAQADDPAVRATVTVELRDEDYGSHGFTCRDPHGVYWSIGTYRPRRS; from the coding sequence ATGACGAACACAACGAACTTCACTCGGCAGTCGGCGACCGGCACACCCACCGTCGACACGGTGTGGCCGTGCTTCGCCTACACCGACGCCCGGGGCGCGATCCGCTTCCTCGTGAACACTCTCGGATTCGTCGAGACGGAGGTCTACGGGGAGGGCGAGTGCGTCGACCACGCGGCCCTCCACTGGCCCTACGGCGGCGGCGTCATGCTCGGCTCGACCGGTCGCGGGTCGCCGCTCGATCAGCACGCCGACGTGGGCACGGCCTATCTCGTGCTTCCCGACGACGCCACCGTCGATGCCCTGTACAAGAGGGTGCTCGCCTCGGCGCAGGCCGACGACCCGGCGGTGCGGGCGACCGTGACCGTCGAACTCCGCGACGAGGACTACGGCTCGCACGGGTTCACCTGCCGCGACCCGCACGGTGTGTACTGGAGCATCGGCACCTACCGACCGCGCCGGTCGTAG
- a CDS encoding AraC family transcriptional regulator, producing MTGSAVGVSDGARRRPAPLLTPYVRSYEGYRLDGFPPGTHLGMPSPEVTVILTISEPVELSRGDGQPPERFDALAGGLSTRPVPIVHDGRQHGMQLALTPAGARALLGVPAAALGSWAVDLEDVIGADGRELFDRIAAAGSWDERFRVLDRVLARRLISARSTGPDGHLVHAWRLLVSDPARPVRAVADELGWSRRHLANRCAGEFGLSPKDVARVARFDRSRRMLRADPGRRLADVAAECGFYDQAHLARDWRDLAGVPPSRWLEDEVFPFVQDE from the coding sequence ATGACCGGGTCCGCAGTCGGGGTATCGGACGGCGCCAGACGGCGTCCGGCGCCCCTGCTGACACCCTACGTACGTTCGTACGAGGGGTATCGGCTCGACGGTTTCCCGCCGGGGACCCACCTGGGTATGCCCTCTCCGGAGGTCACCGTAATCCTCACGATCTCCGAACCTGTCGAACTCTCCCGGGGCGACGGGCAGCCCCCGGAGCGTTTCGATGCTCTCGCCGGAGGACTGTCGACGCGACCGGTGCCCATCGTCCACGATGGACGCCAGCACGGGATGCAACTCGCGCTCACGCCGGCGGGCGCTCGCGCACTGCTGGGTGTACCTGCCGCCGCACTCGGTTCGTGGGCCGTCGATCTGGAGGACGTCATCGGTGCCGACGGTCGGGAATTGTTCGACCGGATCGCCGCGGCCGGGTCGTGGGACGAGCGTTTCCGTGTTCTCGATCGGGTGCTCGCGCGGCGCCTGATCTCCGCGCGGTCGACGGGCCCGGACGGGCACCTCGTGCACGCCTGGCGCCTGCTGGTGTCCGATCCCGCCCGTCCGGTCCGCGCCGTCGCGGACGAACTCGGATGGAGCAGACGCCACCTTGCGAACCGGTGCGCCGGCGAGTTCGGGTTGTCCCCGAAGGATGTCGCGCGGGTGGCGCGGTTCGACCGGTCTCGGAGGATGTTGCGGGCGGACCCCGGCCGGCGACTCGCGGACGTCGCCGCCGAATGCGGCTTCTACGACCAGGCACATCTCGCCCGCGACTGGCGTGATCTGGCCGGCGTGCCGCCGTCCCGGTGGCTCGAGGACGAAGTGTTCCCATTCGTCCAAGACGAGTGA
- a CDS encoding alpha/beta fold hydrolase has product MPADGKVYVRESGAGPRTVVLLHGFSDHGGTWCKVAPAIAERHRVLTVDLPGFGRSAQHWETPVLDHYVDVVAELVDDAPEPVSLVGNSLGAVTALVFASVHPSRVDRVVLADMPGLTGIPRWWTRGAQVPVELSRALLRPLPAAVMQQAMGTLYGRAAVHRRGTFDRAVRAAFAANYATREQVDTLLTVGRHAIGELGRLPIPEMVHALDMPALLVWGARDRLTPAHAARRVQAGGRRRVVIIPDAGHCPQLDAPREFLDAVLPFLG; this is encoded by the coding sequence GTGCCCGCCGACGGGAAGGTGTACGTCCGGGAGTCCGGTGCGGGACCGCGCACCGTCGTACTGCTGCACGGCTTCTCCGACCACGGCGGTACGTGGTGCAAGGTCGCACCGGCGATCGCCGAGCGTCATCGGGTGCTCACGGTCGACCTGCCCGGTTTCGGGCGCAGCGCGCAGCATTGGGAGACACCGGTGCTCGACCATTACGTCGACGTCGTGGCCGAACTCGTCGACGACGCCCCCGAGCCGGTGTCGCTGGTCGGGAACTCCCTCGGGGCGGTGACGGCGCTGGTGTTCGCGTCCGTCCACCCGTCCCGCGTCGATCGAGTGGTGCTCGCCGACATGCCGGGTCTCACCGGGATCCCCCGGTGGTGGACGCGGGGAGCGCAGGTACCGGTCGAACTGTCGCGCGCGTTGCTGCGTCCGCTGCCCGCCGCGGTGATGCAGCAGGCCATGGGCACCCTGTACGGGCGGGCGGCGGTGCATCGACGCGGCACCTTCGACCGGGCCGTGCGCGCGGCGTTCGCGGCAAACTACGCGACGCGCGAGCAGGTCGACACGCTGCTGACTGTCGGCCGGCACGCCATCGGCGAACTCGGCCGGCTGCCGATCCCGGAGATGGTGCACGCCCTCGACATGCCGGCCCTGCTGGTGTGGGGTGCGCGCGACCGGCTGACACCTGCTCACGCGGCGCGGCGCGTGCAGGCCGGCGGCAGGCGACGGGTCGTGATCATCCCCGATGCGGGGCACTGCCCCCAGCTCGACGCCCCGCGCGAATTCCTCGACGCCGTCCTGCCCTTCCTCGGATGA
- a CDS encoding ABC transporter ATP-binding protein: MPSGAPGAGIAVHGLSKAFGDHTAVSNLWFTVPPGSITGFLGPNGSGKTTTLGMMLGLIRPSAGNAFVDGVPFTALQQPAQVVGAVLDARSAHPKHRALTHLQIYCAAIGVPDERAKQMLDLVGLGSVARRRLGEFSLGMRQRLALATALLGQPRYLVLDEPANGLDPEGMAWLRDFLRAFAGNGGTVLISSHILREIEQMADRLVVIANGHLVAETSMTDLRDAYRSRVFVASSDPARLATALAAAGHTDAQVQQDGRLAVVGAAPDRIAEIAATAEVKLFGTSVEHVDLEQVYLAMTAGRYAAAPVAQYPGHGPHQPQAQQYPQAQQYPQTQQYPQSQWGQANRPPAGQGGPTA, encoded by the coding sequence GTGCCCTCGGGGGCGCCCGGCGCGGGGATCGCCGTCCACGGCCTGAGCAAGGCGTTCGGCGACCACACCGCCGTGTCGAATCTGTGGTTCACGGTTCCGCCGGGGTCGATCACGGGTTTCCTCGGCCCCAACGGATCGGGTAAGACCACCACACTCGGCATGATGCTCGGTCTGATCCGGCCGAGTGCCGGGAACGCCTTCGTCGACGGCGTGCCGTTCACGGCCCTGCAGCAGCCGGCGCAGGTCGTCGGCGCCGTGCTCGACGCGCGCAGCGCCCATCCCAAGCACCGGGCGCTGACGCACCTGCAGATCTACTGCGCCGCGATCGGCGTACCCGACGAGCGGGCGAAGCAGATGCTCGACCTCGTCGGCCTGGGATCGGTCGCGAGACGTCGCCTCGGTGAGTTCTCCCTCGGCATGCGGCAGCGACTCGCCCTGGCGACGGCGCTGCTCGGGCAACCGCGTTATCTGGTGCTCGACGAACCGGCGAACGGACTCGACCCGGAGGGCATGGCCTGGCTGCGTGACTTCCTCCGCGCCTTCGCCGGCAACGGCGGGACCGTGCTGATCTCGAGTCACATCCTGCGGGAGATCGAGCAGATGGCCGACCGTCTCGTGGTCATCGCGAACGGGCACCTGGTCGCGGAGACCTCGATGACGGACCTGCGCGACGCCTACCGCTCGCGGGTGTTCGTCGCGTCCTCCGACCCGGCCCGCCTCGCGACGGCGCTCGCCGCGGCGGGGCACACCGATGCGCAGGTACAGCAGGACGGACGGCTCGCGGTGGTCGGTGCCGCTCCCGACCGCATCGCCGAGATCGCCGCTACCGCGGAGGTGAAGCTGTTCGGCACGAGTGTCGAACACGTCGATCTCGAGCAGGTGTACCTGGCGATGACGGCAGGTCGCTACGCGGCCGCTCCGGTTGCGCAGTACCCGGGGCACGGACCCCACCAACCCCAGGCCCAGCAGTACCCGCAAGCCCAGCAGTATCCACAAACCCAGCAGTATCCGCAGTCGCAGTGGGGGCAGGCGAACCGACCGCCGGCCGGACAAGGAGGCCCGACCGCATGA
- a CDS encoding ABC transporter permease: protein MTALLTAEFRKVLSLRYWWILGIAPLMVGLFCGALTLPVARQLEYGFGDGVAEAVAAAVGISLALSLVFLFAAIFGAVATGSEFAHRTIVTTFLTTRGRDRVVGVKLATVAVIGLLYCIVTELAAAATLVLFGGGFEGADLGSVAKVLFIGLFCALMWSLIGAGLGLLTRSTTGSVLAICAWVPFGELIVSLVLHGLGLGTLASYLPAQVTWYVLFSAVSLPEDVTLEMTWPLAPLLLVFWTVVLGGLGWWRTRNADIV, encoded by the coding sequence ATGACCGCGCTTCTCACCGCCGAGTTCCGCAAGGTCCTGAGCCTGCGCTACTGGTGGATCCTCGGCATCGCACCGCTGATGGTGGGCCTGTTCTGTGGCGCACTGACGCTGCCGGTCGCGCGGCAACTCGAATACGGCTTCGGCGACGGTGTCGCCGAGGCCGTCGCCGCCGCGGTCGGCATCTCCCTCGCACTGTCGCTGGTCTTCCTGTTCGCCGCGATCTTCGGTGCGGTGGCGACCGGCAGCGAGTTCGCGCACCGCACGATCGTGACGACCTTCCTCACCACGCGGGGCCGCGATCGCGTCGTCGGCGTGAAACTCGCGACCGTCGCCGTGATCGGGTTGCTGTACTGCATCGTCACGGAACTCGCGGCGGCCGCGACGCTCGTGTTGTTCGGCGGCGGCTTCGAGGGCGCCGACCTCGGGTCGGTTGCCAAAGTGCTGTTCATCGGCCTGTTCTGCGCGCTGATGTGGTCACTCATCGGAGCCGGGCTCGGCCTGCTCACACGATCCACGACGGGCAGTGTGCTCGCGATCTGCGCATGGGTGCCGTTCGGTGAGCTGATCGTCTCGCTCGTCCTGCACGGTCTCGGTCTCGGGACGCTCGCGTCGTACCTGCCGGCGCAGGTCACGTGGTACGTGCTGTTCTCGGCGGTGTCGCTGCCCGAGGACGTGACGCTGGAGATGACGTGGCCGCTGGCACCGTTGCTCCTGGTCTTCTGGACCGTGGTGCTGGGCGGTCTCGGCTGGTGGCGGACCCGAAACGCCGACATCGTCTGA